TGAATTTTGACCCGGTAGTAACGCCGCAGCATCTCGGTCGATTCCGGCGGCAGTGGACCGAAATCGGCATCCAGCGCCGTGAACGGCAACGGTTTGAGTCCCGGTTGCAACGGCGGCAGCGTCTCTTTGCCGCTCGCGAGCTGCATGGCATAACGCATCTGACGCCAACGGCCCCGCCAACTGAGGTCGATCGTGCCTTCCGTGTCTTTTCTGGCATACTGCCCGGCCAGTAAGCGGAATTGCGACAGGCTGATCGAGCTTGGGGGCAATCGCTCGGCGGGGATTTCCGGCACTTCCGCGACACTCGCCTCGCGTAGCAAACCCAATAGCTCGTCGAGCCGCTCTCCGGTGATGATGTCGAACTTCGCCTGCCCGACAAGGTCGAGCCAGAACAGAATCCGCAACAACTGCAGGGCCACCGGCGTTGTCGAGTCGCAGAACGATTCGTCGAGTGCGGCAGTGACCCGTTGAGTGTCAGGCCAGTTGAGTCGAATCCGGTTCGTGAGTTTGGGAGGCTCCGCACCGCGGTAGTTGGCAGGCAGCACCTGTGCCGCCAATTCTTTGAGGTCTTTCTTCTGCTGAGCGACCGGCCGGCCGAGGTTGTCCGCCACCGATGGGCAACTGAAGCGCAGGCTGACCGTCAGCTCTTTACCGCTCGGATGAAACGCATACGGGTAGATCCGGCAGGCCAGCGGCTTGGCAGGCTCCCCGTATTTGGCGTGGATGCGGCACAGCCCCTGTTCATTGAGAAATACACACGCGCCATCCGGCTGGTGCGCCAGTTGCAAATGGGGCTTTCCCAGCCAGGACCTTTCTTCGCGAATCAACTCCTGGCCTGCCGGAATACCGGACTCCGGAGTCCAGTTCTGCGCGAGGATGCGGTCCCGTTCCTCCTCGGTAATGGAGATGGCATGCTGCCGGCAGCATCCGCCGCAGTTGTGGCAGCTCCAGTTTTGCAGCAGGGGAAGTTGCAGTGAGACGGCAGGCATTCCGAAATCATGGTTGGCGGAAGGAGTTTCGTCTATTGTTCGCGTTCGAAGATTTTCCACGAACCCGATTTCTTCCCGGAATGTCCCGTTACCTGGAAGAACGATCCGCTTAAAATAGCGGCAGCCGCGTGGAGTTGCGGCAGAAATGGTCCGTTGGAGCATTTTCACTTTTCGTAGACATCGTTCCGCAGGCGATCAGAGCGGTTTTCATCAAGTCGGAATCGTTCATTCGCCTGCACACGGTCGAGCAAACTGCTCGAGGAGGATTTTGGATTGGGTGAACCACAACGCGACTCGCTGAAGGTCAGTGCCCGGAAATGTATTCTGGTGGCCGTGCGAGAGCCCGACGTCGCCAAGCAAAAAGAACAGGTGTTCGACGAGATCAAGGGACTGGTGAAAACTGCCAGTTCCGAAGTCGTCGGCACTCTGATGCAGGCCCGCGACCGGCCCGACCCGGCGTCGTACCTGGGAAAAGGGAAACTGCTCGAACTGAAAGATCTGATCAGCGCGACCGGCGCCGACCTGATCGTGTTCGACAATCACCTGTCTCCCTCCCAGGGAAAGCACATCGAGGAAGTCACCAAAACCCAGGTCGTGGATCGCAGCGAGGTGATTCTCGACATTTTCGCGACGCACGCCCGATCGTATGAATCGCAGCTTCAGGTCGAACTGGCGCAGTTGCTTTATCTGCGCCCCCGCCTGACCCGCATGTGGACCCACCTGGAACGTATCGAGGGGGGGATCGGCAGCGGTCGCGGACCTGGTGAAAAGCAGTTGGAAACAGACCGCCGTCTCGTCGACAAGCGAATCGACGAACTCAAACGCAAACTGAAGACAGTCGAGCATCGCCGCGAACTGCAGGTGGCAAGCCGTACCGATCACGTCTCCGTCTCTCTCGTGGGATACACGAACGCCGGAAAGAGTACGCTGATGAATGCCCTCACCGGGGCCGACATCTACGTCGCCGACCAGTTGTTCGCCACGCTCGATACCCGGACGCGAAAATGGAAGCTCCCCCGCTGGGGCGAAGTGCTGCTCAGCGATACCGTCGGTTTCATTCGCGACCTGCCCCACCATCTGGTGGCGTCGTTCAAATCGACGTTGGCGGAAGCCCGGCATGCGGACCTGTTGCTGCACGTCGTGGATGCCAGCCATCCGCAGGCACAGCAGCAGATCGAGACCGTGAACAAGGTTCTCGAAGACGTCGGCGTCGACAGTTCCGACCCGATTCTGGTGCTCAACAAGATCGATGCGGCTCCCGACCGGGCCGTCATTGACGTGCTCCGGGCCAAATACCCGGGCTCAATCACTGTCAGCGCGATCGAGAGAACCCATCTCGACCAGCTTTCTCAGGCGGTTTCTGAAC
This genomic interval from Planctomicrobium piriforme contains the following:
- a CDS encoding YkgJ family cysteine cluster protein, whose translation is MPAVSLQLPLLQNWSCHNCGGCCRQHAISITEEERDRILAQNWTPESGIPAGQELIREERSWLGKPHLQLAHQPDGACVFLNEQGLCRIHAKYGEPAKPLACRIYPYAFHPSGKELTVSLRFSCPSVADNLGRPVAQQKKDLKELAAQVLPANYRGAEPPKLTNRIRLNWPDTQRVTAALDESFCDSTTPVALQLLRILFWLDLVGQAKFDIITGERLDELLGLLREASVAEVPEIPAERLPPSSISLSQFRLLAGQYARKDTEGTIDLSWRGRWRQMRYAMQLASGKETLPPLQPGLKPLPFTALDADFGPLPPESTEMLRRYYRVKIQGLHFCGAGYYHIPVIEGFQSLALVFPVVLWLARWLAASDSRTTWTHADLREALTLVDHQHGYSPILGMWGARRRVKNLVATGDLQKLIGRFA
- the hflX gene encoding GTPase HflX; the encoded protein is MGEPQRDSLKVSARKCILVAVREPDVAKQKEQVFDEIKGLVKTASSEVVGTLMQARDRPDPASYLGKGKLLELKDLISATGADLIVFDNHLSPSQGKHIEEVTKTQVVDRSEVILDIFATHARSYESQLQVELAQLLYLRPRLTRMWTHLERIEGGIGSGRGPGEKQLETDRRLVDKRIDELKRKLKTVEHRRELQVASRTDHVSVSLVGYTNAGKSTLMNALTGADIYVADQLFATLDTRTRKWKLPRWGEVLLSDTVGFIRDLPHHLVASFKSTLAEARHADLLLHVVDASHPQAQQQIETVNKVLEDVGVDSSDPILVLNKIDAAPDRAVIDVLRAKYPGSITVSAIERTHLDQLSQAVSERLSSGFMELLVTTNVADGKTHSFLIEHAEVVKSEYQENQVTYEIRIPKRFAHQLEKAGATLRTLDDQPFTFVPNDEYVLTVPPVDPEAN